Proteins encoded in a region of the Paenibacillus sp. E222 genome:
- the nusG gene encoding transcription termination/antitermination protein NusG translates to MEKRWYVVHTYSGYENKVKANLEKRVESMGMEDKIFRVLVPMEEEVVNKDGKKKTVMRKVYPGYVLVEMVQTDDSWYVVRNTPGVTGFVGSTGSGSKPTALLPEEVEQILKHMGMVEPKPKIEFDIKESVRIKVGPFANFVGSVEEILVDKSKLKVHVNMFGRETPLELEYTQVEKI, encoded by the coding sequence AAGGTCAAAGCCAATTTGGAAAAACGCGTAGAGTCCATGGGCATGGAAGACAAGATTTTCCGCGTTCTTGTTCCGATGGAAGAAGAAGTGGTGAACAAAGACGGTAAGAAAAAAACCGTTATGCGTAAAGTTTACCCCGGATATGTCTTGGTGGAAATGGTCCAGACGGATGACTCTTGGTACGTTGTTCGCAACACGCCAGGTGTTACGGGATTTGTCGGTTCGACAGGTTCCGGGTCCAAACCAACAGCCTTGCTGCCTGAAGAAGTGGAACAAATTCTGAAGCACATGGGCATGGTTGAACCGAAGCCTAAAATTGAATTCGACATTAAGGAATCCGTACGTATTAAAGTTGGTCCTTTTGCGAATTTTGTGGGCTCCGTGGAAGAAATTTTGGTAGACAAAAGCAAGTTGAAAGTGCACGTGAACATGTTTGGACGGGAAACACCGCTTGAGTTGGAATATACGCAAGTGGAGAAGATATAG
- the rplK gene encoding 50S ribosomal protein L11 codes for MAKKVIKMVKLQIPAGKANPAPPVGPALGQAGVNIMAFCKEFNARTADQAGLIIPVEITVFEDRSFTFITKTPPAAVLLKVAAKVEKGSGEPNKKKVATVKRDAVRQIAETKMPDLNAADVESAMRMVEGTARSMGITIED; via the coding sequence ATGGCAAAAAAGGTAATCAAAATGGTAAAACTGCAAATTCCAGCAGGTAAAGCGAATCCAGCGCCTCCGGTAGGTCCAGCTTTGGGTCAAGCAGGTGTCAACATCATGGCATTCTGTAAAGAGTTCAACGCTCGTACAGCCGATCAAGCGGGATTGATTATTCCTGTTGAAATCACAGTATTCGAAGACCGTTCCTTTACTTTCATCACTAAAACTCCACCAGCAGCAGTTCTGTTGAAAGTGGCAGCTAAAGTAGAAAAAGGATCCGGCGAACCAAACAAGAAAAAAGTCGCTACCGTTAAACGTGATGCGGTACGTCAAATCGCGGAAACAAAAATGCCTGACCTGAATGCTGCTGACGTTGAGTCTGCAATGCGTATGGTCGAAGGTACTGCCCGCAGCATGGGTATCACCATCGAAGACTAA
- the rplA gene encoding 50S ribosomal protein L1 produces the protein MAKHGKKYLEAAKLIDSEATYEPSEAVELVKKAATAKFDETIEAAVRLGVDPRKQDQAVRGVVVLPHGTGKTQRVLVFAKGDKAKEAEAAGADYVGDADMINKIQQGWFEFDVCVATPDMMSEVGKLGRLLGGKGLMPNPKAGTVTFDVSKAVQEIKAGKIEYRLDRAGQIHAPIGKASFSAEQLNENLKALMDALTRAKPAAAKGVYLKNVSLSSTMGPGARVNAASFR, from the coding sequence ATGGCTAAACACGGTAAAAAATACCTGGAAGCTGCTAAGCTGATTGACAGCGAAGCAACTTACGAGCCTTCAGAAGCTGTAGAGCTTGTGAAAAAGGCAGCCACTGCAAAATTCGATGAAACAATCGAAGCAGCAGTACGCTTGGGCGTTGACCCACGTAAACAAGACCAGGCAGTACGTGGTGTTGTTGTCTTGCCACACGGCACAGGTAAAACACAACGCGTATTGGTATTTGCAAAAGGTGACAAAGCGAAAGAAGCGGAAGCGGCTGGCGCGGACTATGTTGGTGATGCAGACATGATCAACAAAATCCAACAAGGCTGGTTCGAGTTCGACGTCTGCGTAGCGACACCGGACATGATGAGTGAAGTAGGTAAATTGGGCCGACTGCTCGGCGGTAAAGGTCTGATGCCTAACCCTAAAGCCGGAACGGTAACTTTCGATGTATCCAAGGCTGTTCAAGAAATTAAAGCCGGTAAAATCGAATATCGTCTGGATCGTGCAGGTCAAATTCATGCACCGATCGGTAAAGCTTCTTTCTCGGCAGAGCAACTGAATGAGAACCTTAAAGCTCTCATGGATGCTTTGACTCGTGCTAAACCGGCGGCAGCAAAAGGTGTTTATCTGAAGAATGTAAGTCTTTCTTCCACGATGGGCCCTGGCGCACGCGTGAACGCAGCATCTTTTAGATAA
- the rplJ gene encoding 50S ribosomal protein L10, translating to MANAKVIQAKQESVDAVTAKLRESATSVVVDYRGLNVAQVTELRKQLREAGIEFQVLKNSLLRRAAAAAELTELNEVLTGPSAIAFSVDDVVAPAKILNDFAKKNDALELKGAVVEGRVIGVQEVKALAELPSREGLLSMLLSVLQAPVRNFALAVKAVAEKEEQGA from the coding sequence TTGGCAAACGCAAAAGTGATTCAAGCAAAACAAGAGTCCGTTGATGCAGTAACAGCTAAATTGCGCGAGAGCGCGACTAGTGTTGTTGTTGACTATCGCGGTTTGAACGTTGCCCAAGTAACTGAGCTGCGTAAGCAGCTTCGTGAAGCCGGAATCGAATTCCAAGTGCTGAAAAACTCGTTGCTTCGCCGCGCAGCAGCTGCAGCAGAACTGACAGAACTTAACGAAGTACTGACAGGTCCTAGTGCAATTGCATTCAGCGTAGACGACGTAGTGGCTCCAGCCAAAATTCTGAACGACTTCGCGAAAAAGAACGATGCACTGGAATTGAAAGGTGCAGTCGTAGAAGGTCGCGTAATCGGAGTACAAGAAGTCAAAGCGTTGGCAGAATTGCCATCCCGCGAAGGTCTCCTTTCCATGCTCCTCAGCGTGCTTCAAGCGCCAGTGCGCAACTTCGCGCTTGCGGTTAAAGCTGTTGCTGAAAAAGAAGAACAAGGCGCGTAA
- the rplL gene encoding 50S ribosomal protein L7/L12: MSKEQILEAIKGMTVLELNDLVKAIEEEFGVTAAAPVAVAGGGAAAAEAEQSEFDVILTNAGASKINVIKAVREITGLGLKEAKEVVDNAPKPLKEKVSKEEAEAVKAKLEEAGATIEVK, encoded by the coding sequence ATGAGTAAAGAGCAAATCTTGGAAGCAATCAAAGGCATGACTGTACTGGAATTGAATGATCTCGTTAAAGCAATCGAAGAAGAATTCGGCGTAACTGCTGCAGCTCCAGTAGCTGTTGCAGGTGGCGGAGCTGCAGCAGCTGAAGCTGAGCAATCCGAATTCGACGTAATCTTGACTAACGCTGGTGCTTCCAAAATCAACGTTATCAAAGCAGTACGTGAAATCACAGGTCTTGGCCTGAAAGAAGCAAAAGAAGTGGTTGACAACGCTCCAAAACCACTGAAAGAAAAAGTAAGCAAAGAAGAAGCAGAAGCGGTTAAAGCTAAGCTTGAAGAAGCAGGCGCTACAATCGAAGTTAAATAA
- a CDS encoding class I SAM-dependent methyltransferase, whose translation MSNHYYSDKPQVAHDRRATEAELRGWKLRLVTDAGVFSKNGIDYGSRVLIDAIELPAGAHVLDVGCGYGPIGLTAAKLVPDGHVTMIDINERAVELSRENAKANGITNVTVMQSNLLAEVKKEDFDAVLTNPPIRAGKETVHAIFEQAYRHLKLGGALWIVIQKKQGAPSAKAKLESLFGRVEEVTKDKGYRIFKAVKLEEAPLD comes from the coding sequence ATGTCCAATCATTATTATTCGGACAAACCGCAGGTGGCACATGACAGACGGGCTACAGAAGCGGAGCTACGCGGATGGAAATTACGACTCGTTACGGATGCAGGGGTATTTTCCAAAAACGGAATCGATTACGGCAGCAGAGTGTTGATTGATGCTATAGAGTTGCCTGCTGGAGCTCATGTACTGGATGTGGGCTGCGGGTATGGACCCATTGGTCTTACAGCAGCTAAACTTGTACCGGATGGACATGTCACCATGATCGATATCAATGAGAGAGCGGTTGAGCTTTCCAGGGAAAATGCAAAAGCGAACGGTATAACGAATGTAACGGTTATGCAAAGCAATCTTCTGGCTGAAGTTAAAAAGGAAGACTTTGACGCAGTTCTGACCAATCCTCCGATCCGTGCCGGTAAGGAAACCGTGCATGCGATCTTTGAACAGGCATATCGTCATTTGAAGTTGGGCGGAGCGTTATGGATTGTCATTCAGAAAAAGCAGGGAGCGCCTTCGGCGAAAGCGAAGCTGGAATCTCTCTTTGGACGAGTGGAGGAAGTAACGAAGGATAAAGGCTACCGAATTTTCAAAGCGGTAAAATTGGAAGAGGCGCCTTTAGACTAA
- the rpoB gene encoding DNA-directed RNA polymerase subunit beta — protein sequence MAGHLVQYGRRTRRSYARINEILEVPNLIEIQQKSYDWFLEEGLREMFQDISPIQDFTGNLILEFIDYSLGEPKYTVDDAKERDVTYAAPLRVKVRLINKETGEVKEQEVFMGDFPLMTDTGTFIINGAERVIVSQLVRSPSVYFSTKVDKNAKKTYTATVIPNRGAWLELEMDAKDVVYVRIDRTRKIPVTVLLRALGFGTDAEILDLLGNDEYIRNTLDKDNTDSTEKALIEIYERLRPGEPPTLDNAKSLLVARFFDPKRYDLANVGRYKINKKLHIKNRLFNQRLAESLVDTETGEIIAEAGQMIDRRLLDEIMPQLEKSVGFRTYHVGNGVLDANDIPMQTIDVFSPIEDGKVVKLIANANIDKSVKNVTPADIISSISYFINLLHGIGSTDDIDHLGNRRLRSVGELLQNQFRIGLSRMERVVRERMSIQDANVITPQALINIRPVIASIKEFFGSSQLSQFMDQTNPLGELTHKRRLSALGPGGLTRERAGMEVRDVHPSHYGRMCPIETPEGPNIGLINSLSTFARVNEYGFIEAPYRWVDPKTGVVTEQIDYLTADEEDNYVIAQANAKLNEDSTFAEEAIIVRYNKQSDNILTMPSERVDYMDVSPKQVVSVATALIPFLENDDSNRALMGSNMQRQAVPLLIPKAPLVGTGMEHKAAKDSGVCIVSKYDGIIERSSANEIWLRRVEEVDGQEVKGDIVKYKLHKFMRSNQGTCINQRPIVKRGAVVKAGDILADGPSTEMGELALGRNVVVAFMTWEGYNYEDAILLSEKLVKEDVYTSIHIEEYESEARDTKLGPEEITRDIPNVGEEALRNLDERGIIRIGAEISAGDILVGKVTPKGVTELTAEERLLHAIFGEKAREVRDTSLRVPHGTDGIVVDVKVFTRENGDELPPGVNQLVRVYIAQKRKISEGDKMAGRHGNKGVVARILPEEDMPFLPDGTPVQIVLNPLGVPSRMNIGQVLEVHLGMAAMQLGIHVATPVFDGAKEYDVFDTMEEAGMQRNGKTVLYDGRTGEEFEREVTVGVMHMIKLAHMVDDKIHARSTGPYSLVTQQPLGGKAQFGGQRFGEMEVWALEAYGAAYTLQEILTVKSDDVVGRVKTYESIVKGENVPEPGVPESFKVLIKELQSLGMDVKILSEDEQEIEMKEMDDEDDAASDKLSLNLEGTEVGAE from the coding sequence TTGGCAGGACATCTTGTTCAATATGGTCGACGCACTCGGCGCAGTTATGCACGAATTAACGAGATACTCGAAGTTCCGAACCTGATTGAGATCCAACAAAAATCTTACGATTGGTTTTTGGAGGAAGGGTTGCGCGAAATGTTCCAGGATATCTCGCCGATCCAGGATTTTACAGGCAACTTGATTTTGGAATTTATCGATTACAGTCTCGGTGAACCGAAGTATACAGTAGACGACGCGAAAGAGCGTGACGTTACTTATGCAGCACCGCTTCGGGTCAAAGTCCGGCTCATTAATAAGGAAACCGGCGAAGTCAAAGAGCAGGAAGTATTCATGGGAGATTTCCCGCTGATGACCGACACCGGCACATTTATTATTAATGGTGCGGAACGGGTTATTGTCAGCCAGTTGGTTCGCTCTCCTAGCGTTTACTTCAGTACCAAAGTAGATAAAAACGCCAAAAAAACGTATACCGCTACAGTTATTCCTAACCGCGGCGCTTGGCTCGAACTGGAGATGGACGCGAAGGATGTTGTTTACGTCCGGATCGACCGCACACGTAAAATACCGGTGACGGTTCTCCTGCGTGCACTTGGTTTTGGCACAGACGCTGAGATTCTGGATCTGCTCGGTAATGACGAATATATCCGCAATACGCTGGACAAAGACAATACGGATTCCACGGAGAAAGCGCTGATTGAAATTTATGAGCGTCTTCGTCCGGGCGAGCCACCAACGCTGGATAATGCGAAAAGCTTGCTCGTAGCCCGTTTCTTTGATCCAAAACGTTATGACCTGGCTAATGTGGGTCGTTACAAAATCAACAAAAAGCTTCACATCAAGAACCGTTTGTTCAACCAACGTTTGGCTGAGTCTCTTGTGGATACCGAAACTGGCGAAATTATCGCTGAAGCAGGTCAAATGATTGACCGCCGTTTGTTGGATGAAATCATGCCGCAGCTGGAGAAAAGCGTTGGTTTCCGCACATATCACGTGGGCAACGGCGTTTTGGATGCCAATGATATCCCGATGCAAACGATTGATGTATTTTCACCGATTGAGGATGGTAAGGTCGTTAAACTGATTGCCAATGCTAACATTGATAAATCAGTGAAGAACGTTACACCGGCTGATATCATTTCCTCCATCAGCTACTTCATTAACCTTTTGCACGGCATCGGAAGCACAGATGATATCGATCACCTGGGTAACCGTCGTCTCCGCTCGGTTGGTGAACTCTTGCAAAACCAATTCCGTATCGGTTTATCCCGTATGGAACGTGTAGTTCGTGAGAGAATGTCCATTCAGGATGCTAACGTAATCACGCCTCAGGCATTGATTAACATACGTCCTGTTATCGCATCCATTAAAGAGTTCTTCGGTAGCTCCCAATTGTCACAGTTTATGGATCAAACGAACCCACTGGGTGAGTTGACGCATAAACGCCGTCTGTCCGCACTCGGACCGGGTGGTTTGACACGTGAGCGTGCCGGCATGGAAGTCCGTGACGTGCATCCATCCCACTATGGCCGGATGTGTCCAATCGAGACACCAGAGGGACCAAACATTGGTTTGATCAACTCCCTGTCGACATTTGCCCGTGTGAACGAATATGGATTCATTGAAGCTCCTTATCGCTGGGTAGATCCGAAGACTGGTGTCGTAACCGAGCAAATCGATTACCTGACAGCAGACGAAGAGGACAACTATGTCATCGCGCAAGCGAATGCGAAGCTGAATGAAGACAGCACTTTTGCCGAAGAAGCGATCATTGTACGTTACAACAAGCAGTCGGATAACATCCTTACGATGCCGAGTGAACGTGTTGACTACATGGACGTATCTCCTAAGCAGGTAGTATCTGTCGCTACGGCGCTCATTCCGTTCCTTGAGAACGATGACTCCAACCGTGCACTCATGGGATCGAACATGCAGCGGCAAGCCGTTCCACTCTTGATTCCTAAAGCTCCGCTGGTCGGAACAGGTATGGAACACAAAGCCGCAAAAGATTCCGGTGTATGTATTGTCTCCAAATATGACGGGATTATTGAACGTTCTTCTGCGAATGAGATTTGGTTGCGTCGTGTTGAAGAAGTCGATGGTCAAGAAGTTAAAGGCGATATCGTTAAATATAAATTACACAAATTTATGCGTTCGAACCAAGGAACATGCATTAACCAACGTCCGATTGTCAAAAGAGGTGCTGTTGTCAAAGCTGGCGACATCCTTGCAGACGGTCCTTCGACGGAAATGGGTGAATTGGCTCTGGGACGTAACGTCGTAGTTGCCTTCATGACTTGGGAAGGTTACAACTACGAGGATGCGATCTTGCTCAGTGAAAAACTCGTTAAAGAAGATGTGTATACATCCATTCATATCGAGGAATATGAGTCTGAAGCACGTGATACTAAACTCGGACCTGAAGAGATCACACGTGATATCCCGAACGTTGGGGAAGAAGCGCTGCGTAATCTGGATGAGCGCGGTATTATCCGTATCGGTGCTGAAATCAGTGCCGGTGACATTCTGGTTGGTAAAGTAACACCAAAAGGTGTAACGGAACTGACTGCTGAAGAACGTCTCCTGCATGCGATCTTCGGTGAGAAAGCGCGTGAAGTACGTGATACTTCCCTGCGTGTACCTCACGGTACTGACGGTATCGTAGTTGATGTAAAAGTCTTTACCCGTGAAAACGGTGATGAACTGCCTCCAGGTGTTAACCAACTCGTTCGTGTCTATATCGCTCAAAAACGGAAAATTTCCGAGGGTGATAAAATGGCCGGACGTCACGGTAACAAAGGGGTCGTGGCTCGTATCCTGCCGGAAGAAGATATGCCTTTCCTGCCGGACGGTACACCAGTTCAAATCGTTCTTAACCCGCTGGGCGTACCTTCCCGGATGAACATCGGTCAAGTACTTGAAGTTCACTTGGGTATGGCAGCCATGCAGCTCGGTATTCACGTAGCTACTCCTGTATTCGACGGAGCGAAGGAGTATGACGTCTTCGATACGATGGAAGAAGCAGGTATGCAGCGTAATGGTAAAACCGTTCTGTACGACGGACGTACGGGAGAAGAGTTCGAACGTGAAGTTACTGTCGGCGTCATGCATATGATCAAGCTGGCGCACATGGTTGACGATAAAATCCATGCTCGTTCCACAGGTCCTTACTCACTCGTTACGCAACAGCCTCTGGGTGGTAAAGCCCAGTTCGGTGGACAACGTTTCGGGGAGATGGAAGTATGGGCGCTTGAGGCTTATGGTGCGGCCTATACACTGCAAGAAATCTTGACTGTTAAGTCCGATGATGTTGTAGGTCGGGTGAAAACGTATGAGTCCATCGTCAAAGGCGAGAATGTTCCGGAACCAGGTGTTCCTGAATCATTCAAAGTATTGATCAAAGAGCTGCAAAGCTTGGGTATGGACGTTAAGATTTTGAGCGAAGATGAGCAAGAGATTGAAATGAAAGAAATGGACGATGAAGATGACGCTGCGAGCGATAAGCTCAGCCTCAACCTTGAGGGTACAGAGGTCGGAGCGGAGTAA
- the rpoC gene encoding DNA-directed RNA polymerase subunit beta', giving the protein MLDVNNFEYMKIGLASPEKIRSWSRGEVKKPETINYRTLKPEKEGLFCEKIFGPTKDWECHCGKYKRVRYKGVVCDRCGVEVTRAKVRRERMGHIELAAPVSHIWYFKGIPSRMGLALDMSPRSLEEIIYFASYVVTDPGETPLEKKQLLSEKEYRSYREKYGYGFQAGMGAEAVKKLLQDLDVDKELEFLKEELRTAQGQRRNRAIKRLEVIEAFRNSGNKPEWMIMDVLPVIPPELRPMVQLDGGRFATSDLNDLYRRVINRNNRLKRLLDLGAPDIIVQNEKRMLQEAVDALIDNGRRGRPVTGPGNRPLKSLSHMLKGKQGRFRQNLLGKRVDYSGRSVIVVGPYLKMYQCGLPKDMALELFKPFVMKELVNKGLAHNIKSAKRKVERVSPEVWDVLEEVIKEHPVLLNRAPTLHRLGIQAFEPILVEGKAIRLHPLVCTAYNADFDGDQMAVHVPLSAEAQAEARILMLASGNILNPKDGKPVVTPSQDMVLGSYYLTMDNKEEKGTGMILRTVNEAVSAYQRGTAGLHARVAIPVRALGKTSFTDEQQDAMLLTTVGKIIFNEIFPASFPYINDATRANLYQGTAEHSFVYEKGADLREAIMNAPLAGGVGKEYLGSIIARCFEIYHTTETAVILDKIKQLGFTYSTRAGITVAVSDVIVPEEKTEILRQSEEKAQIVTNQYRRGLITNEERYDRIIDIWSKSKDDITEILMKSMDRYNSIMMMVDSKARGNKSQITQLGGMRGLMANPSGRIIELPIKSNFREGLTVLEYFISTHGARKGLADTALRTADSGYLTRRLVDVAQDVIVREDDCGTDKGFTVSRIQDGKEVIEDLYDRIEGRYCFETVRHPETKEVIAHRNELIDSDKAEAIIKAGVTKLQIRSVLSCRARHGVCKKCYGRNLATGKHVEIGEAVGIIAAQSIGEPGTQLTMRTFHTGGVAGDDITQGLPRIQELFEARNPKGQATISEIDGVVKEIREAKDRREIEIQGEAESKVYSVTYGSRVRVSEGMEIEAGDELTDGSIDPKEMLRIKGVRGVQNYILQEVQRVYRNQGVEINDKHVEVMIRQMLRKIRIVDAGDTTLLPGSFVDTHEYERANKTAILSDKEPAVAKPILLGITKASLETDSFLSAASFQETTRVLTDAAIKGKVDQLLGLKENVIIGKLIPAGTGMNRYRSIKFAEPEDGQSSVEELEPVSVD; this is encoded by the coding sequence TTGTTGGACGTCAACAATTTCGAATACATGAAGATCGGGCTTGCTTCCCCAGAAAAAATTCGTTCTTGGTCCCGCGGAGAAGTGAAAAAACCGGAAACGATCAACTATCGTACGTTGAAACCGGAAAAAGAAGGGCTGTTCTGCGAAAAGATTTTTGGCCCTACAAAAGACTGGGAATGTCATTGCGGTAAATACAAACGCGTCCGTTATAAAGGCGTTGTCTGTGATCGTTGTGGCGTTGAAGTGACACGTGCGAAAGTACGCCGCGAACGGATGGGCCATATTGAGCTCGCTGCTCCGGTATCGCACATCTGGTACTTCAAAGGTATTCCGAGCCGCATGGGTCTCGCTTTGGATATGTCTCCAAGATCTCTTGAGGAGATTATTTATTTTGCATCATATGTAGTAACTGATCCAGGAGAAACTCCACTGGAGAAAAAACAGCTGTTGTCCGAGAAAGAATACCGCAGCTACCGTGAGAAATACGGATATGGATTCCAAGCTGGCATGGGTGCAGAAGCCGTTAAAAAACTGCTTCAAGACCTTGATGTGGATAAAGAGCTCGAATTCCTGAAGGAAGAGCTCCGCACTGCACAAGGACAACGTCGTAACCGTGCGATTAAACGTTTGGAAGTTATCGAAGCATTCCGCAACTCGGGTAATAAACCTGAGTGGATGATCATGGATGTACTTCCTGTTATCCCGCCAGAACTTCGTCCTATGGTACAGCTGGATGGTGGACGTTTTGCAACGTCTGACCTGAATGACCTGTATCGCCGTGTAATCAACCGGAACAACCGTCTGAAACGTTTGCTTGACCTGGGCGCGCCAGACATTATCGTGCAAAATGAAAAACGGATGCTGCAGGAAGCTGTTGACGCATTGATCGACAATGGCCGTCGTGGACGCCCTGTAACGGGTCCTGGTAACCGTCCTTTGAAATCCCTCAGCCACATGCTGAAAGGTAAACAAGGACGTTTCCGTCAGAACTTGCTCGGTAAACGGGTTGACTATTCCGGTCGTTCCGTTATCGTAGTCGGACCTTACCTGAAAATGTATCAGTGCGGTCTGCCTAAAGATATGGCACTTGAACTGTTCAAGCCTTTTGTTATGAAAGAGCTTGTAAATAAAGGCCTTGCCCACAACATCAAGAGCGCTAAACGTAAAGTTGAGCGTGTAAGTCCTGAAGTATGGGATGTTCTTGAAGAAGTAATTAAGGAGCACCCGGTTCTGCTGAACCGTGCCCCAACACTTCACAGACTCGGTATTCAAGCATTTGAACCGATTCTCGTTGAAGGTAAAGCAATCCGTCTTCACCCGCTCGTATGTACGGCATACAATGCCGACTTTGACGGTGACCAAATGGCCGTGCACGTTCCGTTGTCTGCTGAAGCTCAAGCAGAAGCACGTATCCTGATGCTTGCATCAGGTAACATTTTGAACCCGAAAGACGGTAAACCGGTTGTTACTCCTTCCCAGGATATGGTCCTTGGTTCTTACTACCTGACCATGGACAACAAGGAAGAAAAAGGAACAGGTATGATTTTGCGCACAGTAAACGAAGCTGTATCCGCGTACCAACGTGGTACTGCAGGTTTGCATGCTCGTGTAGCGATCCCGGTTAGAGCACTTGGCAAAACAAGCTTCACCGACGAACAACAAGATGCAATGTTGCTGACTACTGTCGGCAAAATCATCTTTAATGAAATCTTCCCGGCAAGCTTCCCTTACATCAATGATGCAACTCGTGCGAACCTTTACCAAGGTACCGCTGAGCATTCATTTGTATATGAGAAGGGTGCTGACCTTAGAGAAGCGATTATGAACGCTCCTTTGGCTGGTGGTGTCGGTAAAGAATATCTCGGTTCGATCATCGCACGTTGCTTTGAAATTTATCATACAACGGAAACAGCCGTTATTTTGGATAAAATCAAACAACTCGGATTCACATACTCCACTCGTGCCGGTATTACGGTTGCGGTATCGGATGTTATCGTTCCGGAAGAGAAAACCGAAATTCTTAGACAGTCGGAAGAAAAAGCACAAATCGTTACGAACCAGTACCGTCGTGGTCTGATTACGAACGAAGAGCGCTATGACCGCATCATTGATATCTGGTCGAAATCGAAAGATGATATCACCGAGATTCTGATGAAATCGATGGATCGTTATAACTCCATCATGATGATGGTTGACTCCAAAGCGCGGGGTAACAAATCGCAAATTACCCAATTGGGCGGTATGCGTGGTCTGATGGCCAACCCATCTGGTCGAATTATCGAACTCCCAATCAAATCGAACTTCCGTGAAGGTCTGACAGTACTCGAGTACTTTATTTCCACTCACGGTGCGCGTAAAGGTCTCGCGGATACAGCCCTGCGTACAGCCGACTCAGGTTACCTGACTCGTCGTCTCGTAGACGTTGCACAAGACGTGATCGTGCGTGAAGATGATTGTGGTACAGATAAAGGCTTTACGGTAAGTCGTATTCAGGATGGTAAAGAGGTTATCGAGGATCTCTATGACCGTATTGAAGGCAGATACTGCTTCGAAACTGTTCGTCATCCGGAAACAAAAGAAGTTATTGCACACCGCAATGAGCTGATTGACTCCGATAAAGCAGAAGCAATCATCAAAGCTGGCGTAACTAAATTGCAAATCCGTTCCGTACTCAGCTGCCGTGCTCGTCACGGTGTTTGCAAGAAGTGTTATGGTCGCAACTTGGCGACTGGTAAACACGTGGAAATCGGTGAAGCAGTTGGTATTATCGCAGCACAATCCATTGGTGAGCCAGGAACACAGTTGACAATGCGTACATTCCACACCGGTGGTGTAGCCGGAGACGATATTACGCAAGGTTTGCCGCGTATCCAGGAATTGTTTGAGGCTCGTAATCCTAAGGGTCAAGCAACAATCAGTGAGATTGATGGTGTTGTCAAAGAGATTCGCGAAGCGAAAGATCGTCGTGAAATCGAAATTCAAGGTGAAGCAGAATCCAAAGTTTACTCTGTTACCTACGGTTCCCGTGTGCGCGTAAGCGAAGGCATGGAAATTGAAGCTGGTGACGAGTTGACAGATGGTTCTATCGATCCAAAAGAAATGCTGCGCATTAAAGGCGTACGTGGCGTACAGAACTACATTTTGCAGGAAGTACAGCGCGTATACCGTAACCAAGGCGTAGAAATCAATGACAAACACGTTGAAGTTATGATCCGTCAAATGTTGCGTAAAATCCGTATCGTCGATGCAGGGGACACTACGCTGTTGCCAGGATCATTCGTGGATACGCATGAGTACGAAAGAGCTAACAAAACAGCGATTCTGAGTGATAAAGAGCCAGCGGTTGCGAAACCAATCCTGCTCGGTATTACGAAAGCATCCCTGGAAACAGACTCATTCCTCTCAGCGGCATCGTTCCAAGAGACTACACGTGTCCTGACAGATGCAGCGATCAAAGGTAAAGTCGATCAGTTGCTCGGTCTGAAGGAAAATGTAATCATCGGTAAATTGATTCCTGCAGGTACGGGCATGAACCGTTACCGCAGCATCAAATTTGCTGAACCAGAAGATGGCCAATCTTCAGTAGAAGAACTTGAGCCAGTTTCGGTTGATTAA
- a CDS encoding ribosomal L7Ae/L30e/S12e/Gadd45 family protein, translating into MSNEKGLQDAHVKIGTKQTMRMVQSGMAAEVYVAEDSDPQLTSKIIALCEQHNVKYTKVDTMKNLGKACGIGVGAAMAAVAK; encoded by the coding sequence ATGTCTAATGAAAAAGGTCTGCAAGATGCTCATGTCAAAATTGGTACCAAACAGACCATGCGGATGGTCCAGTCAGGAATGGCTGCTGAAGTCTATGTGGCTGAAGATAGTGATCCGCAGCTCACTTCCAAAATCATTGCCTTGTGTGAACAACACAATGTGAAGTACACGAAAGTGGACACAATGAAAAATCTCGGCAAAGCTTGCGGGATTGGAGTGGGAGCAGCAATGGCTGCTGTCGCAAAATGA